The Campylobacter concisus DNA window TTTGACGCTGATGATGCGGCCGCGAGCGTTAAACTCCGCCTGCGGTAAGATTTCGCGCAGCCGCTCAAAAACCCGCTCGTTCGTGCGCGTGATTAGGATATTTTGCCCTCTCGCGCCGATCGCCTCTGCGATACGCAAAATTTCATCATCCGTCTTGCCCGCGCCGTAGATCACCTCGCCCGCGCCGTTTCGCAATGCGCGCTGGGTGTCGATTTTGGCGCAGCCCGCGTCGCTAAAAGGAAAATCCCGTAAAAACTCTATCGCTTCGCGCTCGCTTTTTTCGCCCGATTTTACGGCGCGGATGAAATTTAAAGCCTCATCTTTCGTCATTTAAAATCTCCCCGCGAAGCCCCTTTAAATCAAGCAAAATATCATACTCGCCAAGCGCGGCGATCTCGCGTACGACGGCGCTAAAATCTCCCGCGCAAAAGCGCCTAGTCTCGCTCGCACCCATTTGCAGCTTAAAGGCTTTGCCGTCAAATCGCGCGCGAATGTTTAAAAATCCGTGCGAGATTAGCAGATTTTCGGCTCGCTCCACGAGCGAAATTTCCTCCGCGGAAAACTCCCTATCGTGCGGCAGGCGCGTCAGAAGGCACGCGTAGCTGGGTTTGTCCGCGGTCGGCAGTCCAAGCTCGTGGCTAAGCTCTCTAATCTCTGATTTTTTGAGGCCTTTAAGCGGCGAAAGCACGCCAAGCTCGTCTTTTGCTTTAAGCCCCGGGCGGTATTCGCCAAGGTCGTCTAAGTTCGTACCGTCGGCGATGTTTGTAAAGCCTAGATGCCTTGCCAGCTCGATTAGCCGCGTAAAAACCGCCTTTTTGCAGACGTAGCAGCGATCTTGCGGATTATTTTTTACCGCTTCGGGCGCTTCTAGCTCTAAAATTTCGTGCCTGATGCCGTAAGTACGGGTAAATTCTACCGCCTCTTTTATCTCGCGCCCCGACATATAGGGCGATTTTAGCGTGATAGCTACCGCGCGCCGGCCTAGCGTATCGGCGGCAACGCGCAACAGTAGCGAGCTATCCACGCCGCCGCTAAACGCTACGGCTAAATTTTCCAGTTTTTTTATATCATTTTTTAGAATTTCTAGTTTCGTCATATTTTTTTAAAGTCTCGTTTCTAACCTCGCGGATCGTCGTTTGAAATCTCTGCGCGGCTTTTTTGCAGTCCTCGAATTCGGGCTTGATTTTTAAAATTTCGGGGTAATTTCGGGCTAAATTTTCATCCGCCGAATTTTGTTCGGCGTTAAAACCGCAAACTCGGCCGCGCGAAATTTTAAGCCTTATTTTGCCGTATTTAGTCTCTACCTCGCAAAACTCGCGCGCAAGCTCCGTTTTCCTCACGGCGCACTCTCTAACTCCGATCGCCGTCGTATGCGCGAAAATTAGCCCCTTTATCCGCGCGGCGTCCTGCTTGCGGCACAGCGCGTTTAGCTCAAAGCCCGCGCGCCCCTTTTTCATAAAAATAGACCTGCTAAATACGTCCAGCGCGCCGCTATCTCGCAAAATATCGCACGCAAAGGCAAAGCTCTCGGCGTCCATGTCGTCGATATTAGTGGAGATTAAAATCCGCTCGCAAAGCTCGCCATAGCCGATCTGCACGCTCAAATTTGGCTCATCTTTCAAGCCTAAATCCTCGCTCGTTTCGCAAAGTATCACGCGAAGCGCGTTGGCAAAATCCGCGGCCTCTTTGTCGCCCGCGCCGTAGCCCGTGCTTAAAATTTTAAAATTTTGCGGCGGCTCGCGGCGGTCTTGCTCCCTTAAATTTAGCGCGCAGGCCTTTAAAATCGCCGCTCCCGTGGGCGTAGTCGTCTCGAAATTTGCCCGCCCTAGGCTTACTTGCGCGCCTTTTAAAATTTCGCAAACAGCAGGCGCCGGTACGGCTAGCCTGCCGTGAGCGCAATGCGCAAAACCGCCGCCAAGCTCGATAGGCGAAGCAAAAATTTGCGGCGCGCCCAAAGCCTCCAAGCAGATAGCCGCGCCCACTACGTCCGCGATGCTGTCTGCGGCGCCAACTTCGTGAAAATGTACTTGCTCTACGCTAGTGCCGTGGATTTTAGCCTCGGCTCGCGCGATAACGCTAAAAATTTCGCTTGCCGTTTTTTTTACAAAAGCGCTTAGGCTAGAGCTCTCGATAAGCTCTAAAATTTGCGTGAAATTTCGCGGACGCGGGTGGTTTTGGGCGGGCTTATCCGCTCTAAATTCGGCGCCGTGAATTTTGCCGTTTAAATTTTGACGCGGGCTAAATTTAGCGCCTAAGAGGCCAAGCGGAAGCTGACCCCGATTTGCCGCGCAAACGACGTCTATTTTGGTTGCGGAGATACCGCATTTTAGCACTTTGCGCTTGCGTAGGTAAAATTCGCTAGCTAAATTTAGCTTAGCAAGCTGGGCGCAAAGATAGCTAAAATCCGCGCCAAGCTCAACCAGCGCGCCTAAATTCATATCGCCGCTAATACCGCAGCTAGCATCATAGTATAAAATTTTAGCCATACTTAAACCTTAGGCACAGTCATAGAACCAAACGGCAAGATGGCTATTTTTGCGTCCGCACCCTTTTTGCTCTCGCCTAAAAAGACCATCTCGTCGTGTTTGGAGTCGTGATCGTGAACTTCGCCTTTGACGTTAAGCTCCGCGTAAATCTCTTTGCCGAAGATCATCTCGTACTCATCGAGCGTGCCCTCTCTGTGGCAGCCGGTGGCGATGATGAAAATTTTATTTTTATCGCGGATTTTCGGGTAAATTTGCTTTAAAACTTTTGCTGTCGGCGTAGGTCTCGTGCCGTCGTTTACGATGACGACGATCTTTTCATCGCCCGCGATAAACTCATCGAAGCTTTTTTGATTTATCGGATTTGCCAGAGCCTTTGCGATGAGTGCCGTTTCGTCGAATTTAGCCACGGGGTTGGGGTTAAAAACTCCCAGTAAATTTTTTTCCGGAACGCTTAGGTCGATGATATCATCTTTGCCGTAGCGAATAGGAATTTGCACGTTTGTTCCTTAAGTATAATTATTAATTTTTTATCTTAGGATTATATATAAATTTTTCTTTTAAATGTATTTAAAAAGGGTATTCAATTTTTAAATTTATAGAGCGGATAAAATTTATTATGGTTCTTTGTCAATAGTAGGGGTGTAAAAACACCTCTATCTATTGCAAAGACGTAAATATATCAATTTTCTAAATCTTTCATAGTTTCTTAGTCCATAAGATACTCTTTTTATTACTTTTATTTTGTTGTTATTTCCTTCTACAAACCCATTGTTTATTTTATATTCTACTATATTTATTATCTCTTTTTTCCAACTTGTTATTGTATCTGCTAGTTTTATACTTTGCTTTATATTAAATACTCTCAATTTTTCAATTAATTGCTCTATTCTCCTTCTCATTGTCTTTACTGTCTTGCTCTCAAACATCTTGTAAAATTCTTTTATTATTCTATACATCTTTTTCAATGTCTTATCTACTTTTAATATCTCTTTTAATATTTCTTTTTGTCTTTGACTAAACTGACTTATTGGGCTTTTACTTAGTATTTTCCAATATTTTTTTAACTTCTTATACTTTTCATTGTCTTTGTTAAATAATTCTACTCTTAAATCTCTTAATGCCCATATCCCTTGTCTTATTACATGATATTTATCTGCTACTATTTGGGCCTGAACTATATTACTATTTATTTTACGCTTCTAAATGGCTTAAACATATCCATTACAACTACTTGTGGTTGTATTTCAAATTCGTTTATTATATTTTTTATTGTTTGTGAATGTCTATTTCTTAATATATCTACTAGTTTACGGTTTTTATCATACATCGCTAGCTGATATTTCTCTTTTTCTATATTTCCTTTAAATTCGTCTATATATATGACTGATGTATCTGGAGAGGCTTGTCTTTTTAGGGCGATTGCATTTTATGATGGTGATATCAAGCACATTTATTTTGTTGCGGAGACTAAAGGGTCTAT harbors:
- the larE gene encoding ATP-dependent sacrificial sulfur transferase LarE, with translation MTKLEILKNDIKKLENLAVAFSGGVDSSLLLRVAADTLGRRAVAITLKSPYMSGREIKEAVEFTRTYGIRHEILELEAPEAVKNNPQDRCYVCKKAVFTRLIELARHLGFTNIADGTNLDDLGEYRPGLKAKDELGVLSPLKGLKKSEIRELSHELGLPTADKPSYACLLTRLPHDREFSAEEISLVERAENLLISHGFLNIRARFDGKAFKLQMGASETRRFCAGDFSAVVREIAALGEYDILLDLKGLRGEILNDER
- the larC gene encoding nickel pincer cofactor biosynthesis protein LarC gives rise to the protein MAKILYYDASCGISGDMNLGALVELGADFSYLCAQLAKLNLASEFYLRKRKVLKCGISATKIDVVCAANRGQLPLGLLGAKFSPRQNLNGKIHGAEFRADKPAQNHPRPRNFTQILELIESSSLSAFVKKTASEIFSVIARAEAKIHGTSVEQVHFHEVGAADSIADVVGAAICLEALGAPQIFASPIELGGGFAHCAHGRLAVPAPAVCEILKGAQVSLGRANFETTTPTGAAILKACALNLREQDRREPPQNFKILSTGYGAGDKEAADFANALRVILCETSEDLGLKDEPNLSVQIGYGELCERILISTNIDDMDAESFAFACDILRDSGALDVFSRSIFMKKGRAGFELNALCRKQDAARIKGLIFAHTTAIGVRECAVRKTELAREFCEVETKYGKIRLKISRGRVCGFNAEQNSADENLARNYPEILKIKPEFEDCKKAAQRFQTTIREVRNETLKKYDETRNSKK
- a CDS encoding lactate racemase domain-containing protein; translated protein: MQIPIRYGKDDIIDLSVPEKNLLGVFNPNPVAKFDETALIAKALANPINQKSFDEFIAGDEKIVVIVNDGTRPTPTAKVLKQIYPKIRDKNKIFIIATGCHREGTLDEYEMIFGKEIYAELNVKGEVHDHDSKHDEMVFLGESKKGADAKIAILPFGSMTVPKV
- a CDS encoding DUF1722 domain-containing protein, translated to MNSNIVQAQIVADKYHVIRQGIWALRDLRVELFNKDNEKYKKLKKYWKILSKSPISQFSQRQKEILKEILKVDKTLKKMYRIIKEFYKMFESKTVKTMRRRIEQLIEKLRVFNIKQSIKLADTITSWKKEIINIVEYKINNGFVEGNNNKIKVIKRVSYGLRNYERFRKLIYLRLCNR